A single Mangifera indica cultivar Alphonso chromosome 20, CATAS_Mindica_2.1, whole genome shotgun sequence DNA region contains:
- the LOC123203983 gene encoding uncharacterized protein LOC123203983 isoform X1, translating into MPGNEVGDRIHNFFGQDNLSQGQHHSQVIDGSWSGLNNNLWVGGQRQIGAPLISNLKNYSVQQSADSEREYGGPSSTLQHGLNFTESPLKPEAARSQSQNQQSTLNGYMHGHQTIQTRQSESNFLGVDAEYNRHNLTSIGLPVLDSHLGNGPELNKKNSVRLESTESPINYDFFGAQQQMSSQNPSMLQSLSRQQPGISEMQLLHQQAIFKKMQEFQRLQQLHNPIQGPSSVDNISSSVVKQGAASHTSALINGTPIQDASNYSWQPELVAANTNWLQHSTSPVMQGSSSGNMFLPDQGQAGVLGLIPQQTDQSLYGVPITSSRSNPDQYIQMEKPMAQQTSVGSNSFPGNQYTAFLDRGNMQDGTMVSRQGYQGKNTFGPEAGHGFHSGLNLENMQKLNAQKRSESMQEFHGRQVFVGPSEASHEKTVMQVAVSQSVATLDPEEEKILFGSDDSGCSNMLDGSDFHGAFPSLQSGSWSALMQSAVAETSSDDVRLQEGWSGLGVHNSEPATHQASYFNDGNKQPSAWADNNLHGVSTSNPRPFPMSVDANTSANYSSFSGVQQSRLKTSHERGEKLPNDSSQRFIQQFSGERSKWLDCGPLQKPVAEAGQIYGNVAHFSDAELNVKGLPTWTHRESMSSQNTGGQVCNGPNGWNFIESVSPRGGTTSKTQGNESSLQLSQSSDHKSTIHEKMGHGSGIRNTDCDSNVMENAKFASGHSQVNREDSNTYNAATISDLSNIRANQKSGQQISDIHNINFWKKVDPFVNLRGSEVPGETQHHDKSPQNIDSSGNKGSDYGGMEHEAENPSVKDKSSDSFRSNMTQHTTAGLRENVWLDASGTHNLPGGKQKSSGHISQKPSTTRKFQYHPMGDVDIDSEPSHGIKNVSHLHSTPQQVSLGLKGYEQLHFGQSKIFNQIAKNSMDSEKGHLPSFQGNTKYLDEAPSKSMHPGYVPVTSPLVDKSVGNYALNKNASSSQNMLELLHKVDQTKEHSPAMHFTSSDQNQSEMPEAETSDGSAGHLQQNQTSSLQGFGLQLAPPSQRLSIPDCALPSQSSVHTVSSGSTTVIASEIGRKGHTWLSSSTSMQSLYPSNATSQGDSKSNISSGSAQFGNKTSQYNIQGDYSSGFPHRGSLLQNQQMSGVGGQGTPTQSVKLSFDGFLSQSKQIDDLCETQTSQSTMAPVPDNSKGTAHNELASSAKTSQLNSNNENNARGSAQQFPILEAMPVSQPSVTPGMSQRGAFSKMLPNVWTGFQYQQHSSVAQAPPNLLKPQPQSTNNVEKSSSGMQKLDDQVAQRGDCGSPGFAGYSAQPQVFPGNGQSAEEQHMSPENNAGLNTVGALCLQGKESVSDSSLSTSTTTGRNIEVFGHSLKPNNLLHQKCSLLHQNQAMKGTDADPENRSVKRFKGSDCGMDAQKVAQVGGHLLPCGSNNIIRDTSLNCGSLPPGDSKVLNFSPKMGNSHGTQPSANDMVALDRNDSQGITNGNNAVTARGEQSQISPQMVPSWFDQYGAFKNGQMLKMYDAQKNTALKTVEQSVIVGKPSDGLHVGHSMPENAVADPIHFSNVQQSSSPVSQASDPLSLPQLLPPVITDQSLVNMRLQKRKTATSELLPWHREVMQGSRRLRNISMAEMEWAQATNRLMEKVEDETELIDDGLPALRSKRRLILTTQLMQQVFRPPPGKLLSSDASSHYESVTYFVARSALGDACSTISSSRTDTSAHPDSGNLFSEKPKTSERIGYQYIKKAMEDFMDRAKKLEQDLSRLDKGASILDLRVECQDLEKFSVINRFAKFHGRGHTEGAETSSSAGANAQRFFPQRYVTALPMPRHLPDSHLLIIEPHKWECRRRKSP; encoded by the exons ATGCCTGGCAACGAAGTAGGAGACAGAATCCACAATTTCTTTGGCCAAGATAATTTGTCCCAGGGCCAACATCACTCACAGGTCATTGACGGGTCCTGGTCTGGGTTAAATAACAATCTTTGGGTTGGAGGCCAGAGACAGATTGGTGCACCACTTATTTCCAATTTGAAGAATTACAGTGTACAGCAATCAG CTGATTCTGAGAGAGAATATGGTGGTCCATCTTCAACACTGCAACATGGCTTGAACTTTACAGAGTCACCTTTAAAGCCTGAAGCTGCTAGAAGTCAATCTCAAAACCAACAATCAACTTTAAATGGCTATATGCATGGGCATCAGACTATACAGACAAGGCAGAGTGAGTCAAACTTTCTGGGAGTGGATGCAGAATATAATCGGCATAATTTGACATCGATAGGTTTACCAGTTCTTGATTCACATTTAGGAAATGGTCCTGAACTTAACAAGAAAAATTCAGTAAGGTTGGAATCTACAGAATCTCCCATCAATTACGATTTCTTTGGAGCTCAACAACAAATGAGTAGCCAAAATCCGAGCATGCTGCAATCGTTATCCAGGCAGCAGCCGGGAATTAGTGAAATGCAGCTATTACATCAACAAGCtattttcaagaaaatgcaAGAATTTCAGAGACTGCAACAATTGCATAATCCAATTCAGGGACCGAGTTCTGTAgataatatttcttcttctgTTGTGAAACAGGGAGCTGCTAGTCACACATCAGCTCTTATCAATGGCACTCCAATTCAGGATGCATCTAATTACTCATGGCAGCCTGAACTTGTGGCAGCCAATACAAATTGGTTGCAGCACAGTACCTCTCCAGTGATGCAAGGATCCTCCAGTGGAAATATGTTTTTGCCTGATCAAGGCCAGGCCGGTGTTTTGGGTTTGATTCCTCAACAAACTGATCAATCTCTGTATGGTGTTCCTATCACTAGCTCGAGATCTAATCCAGATCAATATATCCAAATGGAGAAGCCTATGGCACAGCAGACATCTGTCGGCAGTAATTCCTTTCCAGGTAATCAATATACTGCTTTTCTGGATCGGGGTAACATGCAGGATGGAACTATGGTTTCTAGGCAGGGCTATCAGGGAAAAAACACATTTGGGCCTGAAGCTGGACATGGCTTTCATAGTGGACTTAATCTCGAGAATATGCAGAAATTGAATGCCCAGAAAAGAAGTGAATCCATGCAGGAATTTCATGGGAGACAAGTGTTTGTTGGTCCATCAGAAGCATCACATGAAAAAACTGTGATGCAGGTTGCTGTTTCACAGAGTGTAGCTACCCTAGATCCAGAGGAAGAGAAGATTTTGTTTGGCTCAGATGATTCAGGATGCTCTAATATGTTGGATGGTTCTGATTTCCATGGTGCATTTCCTTCTTTGCAAAGTGGGAGTTGGAGTGCTCTTATGCAGTCTGCTGTTGCAGAAACTTCTAGTGATGATGTAAGGCTGCAAGAAGGATGGAGTGGTTTGGGTGTTCACAATAGTGAGCCTGCTACTCATCAAGCCTCATATTTTAATGATGGCAACAAACAGCCATCTGCTTGGGCCGATAACAACTTGCATGGTGTCTCTACATCAAACCCTAGACCTTTTCCCATGTCTGTTGATGCTAATACAAGTGCTAATTATTCTAGTTTTTCGGGTGTTCAGCAATCCAGATTGAAGACATCACATGAACGAGGTGAGAAGTTGCCTAATGATTCTTCTCAGAGATTCATTCAGCAGTTTTCAGGAGAAAGAAGCAAATGGTTGGATTGCGGTCCTCTTCAAAAACCTGTTGCTGAAGCTGGCCAAATTTATGGAAATGTTGCTCATTTTTCAGATGCAGAGTTAAATGTGAAGGGCTTACCTACTTGGACTCATCGAGAGAGCATGTCCTCACAGAATACCGGTGGCCAAGTGTGCAATGGACCTAATGGTTGGAACTTCATTGAATCTGTTTCTCCTCGTGGGGGCACCACTTCAAAAACTCAGGGTAATGAAAGCTCATTGCAGCTTAGTCAGAGTAGTGATCATAAAAGTACCATCCATGAGAAAATGGGTCATGGTTCTGGTATAAGGAACACTGACTGTGATTCCAATGTAATGGAGAATGCAAAATTTGCCTCAGGACATTCACAGGTCAACAGGGAAGATTCTAATACGTATAATGCTGCTACAATATCAGATTTGAGTAATATAAGGGCTAATCAGAAAAGTGGTCAACAGATATCAGATATCCACAATATAAATTTCTGGAAAAAAGTTGATCCTTTTGTGAATCTTAGAGGAAGTGAGGTACCTGGAGAGACTCAGCATCATGATAAGAGCCCACAAAATATTGATTCATCAGGAAATAAGGGCTCAGATTATGGGGGAATGGAACATGAGGCTGAGAATCCCAGCGTAAAAGATAAGTCAAGTGACAGTTTTCGTTCTAACATGACCCAACATACAACTGCTGGTTTGAGAGAAAATGTTTGGTTGGATGCAAGTGGTACGCATAATTTGCCTGGAGGAAAACAAAAGTCATCTGGTCATATCAGTCAAAAACCTTCTACAACTCGCAAATTTCAGTATCATCCTATGGGGGATGTGGATATAGATTCAGAACCTTCTCATGGAATAAAAAATGTTTCACATTTACATTCCACGCCCCAGCAGGTTTCTCTAGGATTAAAAGGTTATGAGCAACTGCATTTTGGACagtcaaaaatttttaatcaaattgccAAAAATTCAATGGATAGTGAGAAG GGTCACCTGCCCAGTTTTCAAGGCAATACAAAATACTTAGATGAGGCGCCTTCAAAAAGTATGCATCCAGGCTATGTACCTGTTACATCTCCTCTGGTTGACAAATCTGTTGGTAATTATGCCCTAAACAAGAATGCTTCCTCGAG TCAAAATATGCTCGAGCTTCTTCACAAGGTGGATCAAACAAAGGAACACAGCCCTGCAATGCATTTCACCTCTTCTGATCAAAATCAATCAGAGATGCCTGAAGCAGAGACCTCTGATGGGTCTGCTGGTCATCTTCAGCAAAATCAGACTTCCTCTTTGCAGGGTTTTGGTTTACAGCTGGCCCCACCATCTCAACGGTTGTCCATTCCAGACTGTGCCTTACCTTCTCAGAGCTCTGTGCATACAGTTAGCTCTGGTAGTACAACTGTTATTGCTTCTGAGATTGGAAGAAAAGGTCATACATGGTTGTCTTCCTCTACCTCCATGCAATCGCTGTATCCTTCCAATGCAACATCTCAAGGTGACTCAAAGAGTAATATCTCTAGTGGATCAGCACAATTTGGCAATAAAACATCACAGTATAATATCCAGGGGGATTATTCTTCTGGTTTTCCTCATCGCGGAAGTCTTCTTCAGAACCAGCAAATGAGTGGTGTTGGTGGGCAAGGAACACCAACCCAGTCTGTCAAACTATCTTTTGATGGGTTTTTGTCTCAATCAAAACAGATAGATGATTTGTGTGAGACTCAAACTAGTCAATCAACAATGGCACCAGTGCCAGACAATTCTAAAGGCACTGCACACAATGAACTTGCTTCCTCTGCCAAAACATCGCAGCTGAATAGTAACAATGAAAACAATGCAAGAGGTTCAGCCCAACAGTTCCCAATCTTGGAGGCTATGCCAGTTTCACAACCTTCTGTTACGCCTGGCATGTCACAGCGTGGTGCTTTCTCAAAAATGTTACCTAATGTGTGGACTGGTTTTCAATATCAGCAACATTCATCAGTTGCCCAGGCTCCTCCCAATTTGCTTAAGCCCCAGCCTCAATCAACTAATAATGTAGAAAAATCTTCTTCCGGAATGCAGAAGCTAGATGATCAAGTTGCCCAGAGAGGAGACTGTGGTTCACCTGGGTTTGCAGGGTATTCTGCACAGCCACAAGTCTTTCCTGGGAATGGGCAGTCAGCAGAAGAGCAGCACATGTCACCTGAGAACAATGCAGGCCTAAACACAGTTGGTGCTCTGTGTTTGCAAGGGAAAGAATCTGTTTCTGATTCATCTCTTTCAACTTCTACTACTACAGGGAGAAATATTGAAGTTTTTGGTCATTCTTTGAAACCAAATAACCTTTTGCACCAAAAATGCTCCTTGCTGCATCAAAATCAGGCCATGAAAGGTACAGATGCTGACCCAGAGAATAGGAGTGTGAAGAGATTTAAGGGCTCAGACTGTGGTATGGATGCTCAGAAGGTAGCTCAAGTGGGAGGGCATCTGTTACCATGTGGATCTAATAACATAATTAGAGACACATCATTGAATTGTGGTTCACTTCCACCCGGAGATTCTAAGGTGCTAAACTTTTCACCAAAGATGGGCAATAGTCATGGAACACAACCGTCTGCTAATGATATGGTTGCACTTGATCGTAATGATTCTCAAGGTATTACAAATGGTAATAATGCAGTTACTGCTAGAGGTGAGCAATCTCAGATCAGTCCACAGATGGTCCCATCCTGGTTTGATCAGTATGGGGCCTTTAAAAATGGGCAGATGTTAAAAATGTATGATGCACAGAAAAACACTGCTTTGAAGACTGTGGAACAATCTGTCATTGTTGGCAAGCCTTCTGATGGTTTGCATGTTGGCCATTCAATGCCAGAAAATGCTGTTGCTGATCCTATTCACTTTAGTAATGTTCAGCAAAGTTCCAGCCCCGTTTCGCAAGCAAGTGACCCTCTTTCACTACCTCAGTTATTGCCTCCTGTTATCACTGATCAGAGTTTGGTCAATATGAGACTTCAGAAGCGTAAAACTGCCACATCTGAACTTCTACCTTGGCATCGAGAAGTGATGCAGGGTTCTCGAAGGCTTCGGAATATCAG CATGGCAGAAATGGAGTGGGCCCAAGCAACAAATCGATTGATGGAGAAG GTTGAAGATGAAACTGAATTGATTGATGATGGGCTGCCTGCTCTTAGATCCAAAAGAAGGCTCATTTTAACAACACAGCTTATGCAGCAAGTCTTTCGCCCTCCTCCTGGAAAACTTCTTTCTTCAGATGCTAGTTCACACTATGAGAGTGTGACCTACTTTGTTGCCAGATCAGCATTAGGAGATGCATGCAGTACAATATCTTCATCCAGAACTGATACTTCTGCACATCCTGACAGTGGAAACCT CTTTTCTGAGAAGCCCAAAACATCTGAGAGAATTGGTTATCAGTACATCAAAAAGGCCATGGAAGACTTCATGGATAGAGCAAAGAAGCTGGAACAAGATTTGTCAAG ACTGGACAAGGGAGCCTCGATCTTAGACTTGAGAGTGGAATGCCAGGATCTAGAGAAGTTCTCTGTGATCAATCGCTTTGCAAAGTTCCATGGCAGGGGGCACACTGAGGGGGCTGAGACCTCATCATCCGCTGGTGCAAATGCTCAGAGATTCTTCCCCCAGAGATATGTGACTGCACTTCCAATGCCTAGGCATCTCCCTGACAGT CATTTGCTCATTATTGAACCACACAAATGGGAATGTAGGAGAAGAAAGTCTCCTTAA
- the LOC123203983 gene encoding uncharacterized protein LOC123203983 isoform X2 yields MPGNEVGDRIHNFFGQDNLSQGQHHSQVIDGSWSGLNNNLWVGGQRQIGAPLISNLKNYSVQQSADSEREYGGPSSTLQHGLNFTESPLKPEAARSQSQNQQSTLNGYMHGHQTIQTRQSESNFLGVDAEYNRHNLTSIGLPVLDSHLGNGPELNKKNSVRLESTESPINYDFFGAQQQMSSQNPSMLQSLSRQQPGISEMQLLHQQAIFKKMQEFQRLQQLHNPIQGPSSVDNISSSVVKQGAASHTSALINGTPIQDASNYSWQPELVAANTNWLQHSTSPVMQGSSSGNMFLPDQGQAGVLGLIPQQTDQSLYGVPITSSRSNPDQYIQMEKPMAQQTSVGSNSFPGNQYTAFLDRGNMQDGTMVSRQGYQGKNTFGPEAGHGFHSGLNLENMQKLNAQKRSESMQEFHGRQVFVGPSEASHEKTVMQVAVSQSVATLDPEEEKILFGSDDSGCSNMLDGSDFHGAFPSLQSGSWSALMQSAVAETSSDDVRLQEGWSGLGVHNSEPATHQASYFNDGNKQPSAWADNNLHGVSTSNPRPFPMSVDANTSANYSSFSGVQQSRLKTSHERGEKLPNDSSQRFIQQFSGERSKWLDCGPLQKPVAEAGQIYGNVAHFSDAELNVKGLPTWTHRESMSSQNTGGQVCNGPNGWNFIESVSPRGGTTSKTQGNESSLQLSQSSDHKSTIHEKMGHGSGIRNTDCDSNVMENAKFASGHSQVNREDSNTYNAATISDLSNIRANQKSGQQISDIHNINFWKKVDPFVNLRGSEVPGETQHHDKSPQNIDSSGNKGSDYGGMEHEAENPSVKDKSSDSFRSNMTQHTTAGLRENVWLDASGTHNLPGGKQKSSGHISQKPSTTRKFQYHPMGDVDIDSEPSHGIKNVSHLHSTPQQVSLGLKGYEQLHFGQSKIFNQIAKNSMDSEKGHLPSFQGNTKYLDEAPSKSMHPGYVPVTSPLVDKSVGNYALNKNASSSQNMLELLHKVDQTKEHSPAMHFTSSDQNQSEMPEAETSDGSAGHLQQNQTSSLQGFGLQLAPPSQRLSIPDCALPSQSSVHTVSSGSTTVIASEIGRKGHTWLSSSTSMQSLYPSNATSQGDSKSNISSGSAQFGNKTSQYNIQGDYSSGFPHRGSLLQNQQMSGVGGQGTPTQSVKLSFDGFLSQSKQIDDLCETQTSQSTMAPVPDNSKGTAHNELASSAKTSQLNSNNENNARGSAQQFPILEAMPVSQPSVTPGMSQRGAFSKMLPNVWTGFQYQQHSSVAQAPPNLLKPQPQSTNNVEKSSSGMQKLDDQVAQRGDCGSPGFAGYSAQPQVFPGNGQSAEEQHMSPENNAGLNTVGALCLQGKESVSDSSLSTSTTTGRNIEVFGHSLKPNNLLHQKCSLLHQNQAMKGTDADPENRSVKRFKGSDCGMDAQKVAQVGGHLLPCGSNNIIRDTSLNCGSLPPGDSKVLNFSPKMGNSHGTQPSANDMVALDRNDSQGITNGNNAVTARGEQSQISPQMVPSWFDQYGAFKNGQMLKMYDAQKNTALKTVEQSVIVGKPSDGLHVGHSMPENAVADPIHFSNVQQSSSPVSQASDPLSLPQLLPPVITDQSLVNMRLQKRKTATSELLPWHREVMQGSRRLRNISMAEMEWAQATNRLMEKVEDETELIDDGLPALRSKRRLILTTQLMQQVFRPPPGKLLSSDASSHYESVTYFVARSALGDACSTISSSRTDTSAHPDSGNLFSEKPKTSERIGYQYIKKAMEDFMDRAKKLEQDLSRLDKGASILDLRVECQDLEKFSVINRFAKFHGRGHTEGAETSSSAGANAQRFFPQRYVTALPMPRHLPDSVQCLSL; encoded by the exons ATGCCTGGCAACGAAGTAGGAGACAGAATCCACAATTTCTTTGGCCAAGATAATTTGTCCCAGGGCCAACATCACTCACAGGTCATTGACGGGTCCTGGTCTGGGTTAAATAACAATCTTTGGGTTGGAGGCCAGAGACAGATTGGTGCACCACTTATTTCCAATTTGAAGAATTACAGTGTACAGCAATCAG CTGATTCTGAGAGAGAATATGGTGGTCCATCTTCAACACTGCAACATGGCTTGAACTTTACAGAGTCACCTTTAAAGCCTGAAGCTGCTAGAAGTCAATCTCAAAACCAACAATCAACTTTAAATGGCTATATGCATGGGCATCAGACTATACAGACAAGGCAGAGTGAGTCAAACTTTCTGGGAGTGGATGCAGAATATAATCGGCATAATTTGACATCGATAGGTTTACCAGTTCTTGATTCACATTTAGGAAATGGTCCTGAACTTAACAAGAAAAATTCAGTAAGGTTGGAATCTACAGAATCTCCCATCAATTACGATTTCTTTGGAGCTCAACAACAAATGAGTAGCCAAAATCCGAGCATGCTGCAATCGTTATCCAGGCAGCAGCCGGGAATTAGTGAAATGCAGCTATTACATCAACAAGCtattttcaagaaaatgcaAGAATTTCAGAGACTGCAACAATTGCATAATCCAATTCAGGGACCGAGTTCTGTAgataatatttcttcttctgTTGTGAAACAGGGAGCTGCTAGTCACACATCAGCTCTTATCAATGGCACTCCAATTCAGGATGCATCTAATTACTCATGGCAGCCTGAACTTGTGGCAGCCAATACAAATTGGTTGCAGCACAGTACCTCTCCAGTGATGCAAGGATCCTCCAGTGGAAATATGTTTTTGCCTGATCAAGGCCAGGCCGGTGTTTTGGGTTTGATTCCTCAACAAACTGATCAATCTCTGTATGGTGTTCCTATCACTAGCTCGAGATCTAATCCAGATCAATATATCCAAATGGAGAAGCCTATGGCACAGCAGACATCTGTCGGCAGTAATTCCTTTCCAGGTAATCAATATACTGCTTTTCTGGATCGGGGTAACATGCAGGATGGAACTATGGTTTCTAGGCAGGGCTATCAGGGAAAAAACACATTTGGGCCTGAAGCTGGACATGGCTTTCATAGTGGACTTAATCTCGAGAATATGCAGAAATTGAATGCCCAGAAAAGAAGTGAATCCATGCAGGAATTTCATGGGAGACAAGTGTTTGTTGGTCCATCAGAAGCATCACATGAAAAAACTGTGATGCAGGTTGCTGTTTCACAGAGTGTAGCTACCCTAGATCCAGAGGAAGAGAAGATTTTGTTTGGCTCAGATGATTCAGGATGCTCTAATATGTTGGATGGTTCTGATTTCCATGGTGCATTTCCTTCTTTGCAAAGTGGGAGTTGGAGTGCTCTTATGCAGTCTGCTGTTGCAGAAACTTCTAGTGATGATGTAAGGCTGCAAGAAGGATGGAGTGGTTTGGGTGTTCACAATAGTGAGCCTGCTACTCATCAAGCCTCATATTTTAATGATGGCAACAAACAGCCATCTGCTTGGGCCGATAACAACTTGCATGGTGTCTCTACATCAAACCCTAGACCTTTTCCCATGTCTGTTGATGCTAATACAAGTGCTAATTATTCTAGTTTTTCGGGTGTTCAGCAATCCAGATTGAAGACATCACATGAACGAGGTGAGAAGTTGCCTAATGATTCTTCTCAGAGATTCATTCAGCAGTTTTCAGGAGAAAGAAGCAAATGGTTGGATTGCGGTCCTCTTCAAAAACCTGTTGCTGAAGCTGGCCAAATTTATGGAAATGTTGCTCATTTTTCAGATGCAGAGTTAAATGTGAAGGGCTTACCTACTTGGACTCATCGAGAGAGCATGTCCTCACAGAATACCGGTGGCCAAGTGTGCAATGGACCTAATGGTTGGAACTTCATTGAATCTGTTTCTCCTCGTGGGGGCACCACTTCAAAAACTCAGGGTAATGAAAGCTCATTGCAGCTTAGTCAGAGTAGTGATCATAAAAGTACCATCCATGAGAAAATGGGTCATGGTTCTGGTATAAGGAACACTGACTGTGATTCCAATGTAATGGAGAATGCAAAATTTGCCTCAGGACATTCACAGGTCAACAGGGAAGATTCTAATACGTATAATGCTGCTACAATATCAGATTTGAGTAATATAAGGGCTAATCAGAAAAGTGGTCAACAGATATCAGATATCCACAATATAAATTTCTGGAAAAAAGTTGATCCTTTTGTGAATCTTAGAGGAAGTGAGGTACCTGGAGAGACTCAGCATCATGATAAGAGCCCACAAAATATTGATTCATCAGGAAATAAGGGCTCAGATTATGGGGGAATGGAACATGAGGCTGAGAATCCCAGCGTAAAAGATAAGTCAAGTGACAGTTTTCGTTCTAACATGACCCAACATACAACTGCTGGTTTGAGAGAAAATGTTTGGTTGGATGCAAGTGGTACGCATAATTTGCCTGGAGGAAAACAAAAGTCATCTGGTCATATCAGTCAAAAACCTTCTACAACTCGCAAATTTCAGTATCATCCTATGGGGGATGTGGATATAGATTCAGAACCTTCTCATGGAATAAAAAATGTTTCACATTTACATTCCACGCCCCAGCAGGTTTCTCTAGGATTAAAAGGTTATGAGCAACTGCATTTTGGACagtcaaaaatttttaatcaaattgccAAAAATTCAATGGATAGTGAGAAG GGTCACCTGCCCAGTTTTCAAGGCAATACAAAATACTTAGATGAGGCGCCTTCAAAAAGTATGCATCCAGGCTATGTACCTGTTACATCTCCTCTGGTTGACAAATCTGTTGGTAATTATGCCCTAAACAAGAATGCTTCCTCGAG TCAAAATATGCTCGAGCTTCTTCACAAGGTGGATCAAACAAAGGAACACAGCCCTGCAATGCATTTCACCTCTTCTGATCAAAATCAATCAGAGATGCCTGAAGCAGAGACCTCTGATGGGTCTGCTGGTCATCTTCAGCAAAATCAGACTTCCTCTTTGCAGGGTTTTGGTTTACAGCTGGCCCCACCATCTCAACGGTTGTCCATTCCAGACTGTGCCTTACCTTCTCAGAGCTCTGTGCATACAGTTAGCTCTGGTAGTACAACTGTTATTGCTTCTGAGATTGGAAGAAAAGGTCATACATGGTTGTCTTCCTCTACCTCCATGCAATCGCTGTATCCTTCCAATGCAACATCTCAAGGTGACTCAAAGAGTAATATCTCTAGTGGATCAGCACAATTTGGCAATAAAACATCACAGTATAATATCCAGGGGGATTATTCTTCTGGTTTTCCTCATCGCGGAAGTCTTCTTCAGAACCAGCAAATGAGTGGTGTTGGTGGGCAAGGAACACCAACCCAGTCTGTCAAACTATCTTTTGATGGGTTTTTGTCTCAATCAAAACAGATAGATGATTTGTGTGAGACTCAAACTAGTCAATCAACAATGGCACCAGTGCCAGACAATTCTAAAGGCACTGCACACAATGAACTTGCTTCCTCTGCCAAAACATCGCAGCTGAATAGTAACAATGAAAACAATGCAAGAGGTTCAGCCCAACAGTTCCCAATCTTGGAGGCTATGCCAGTTTCACAACCTTCTGTTACGCCTGGCATGTCACAGCGTGGTGCTTTCTCAAAAATGTTACCTAATGTGTGGACTGGTTTTCAATATCAGCAACATTCATCAGTTGCCCAGGCTCCTCCCAATTTGCTTAAGCCCCAGCCTCAATCAACTAATAATGTAGAAAAATCTTCTTCCGGAATGCAGAAGCTAGATGATCAAGTTGCCCAGAGAGGAGACTGTGGTTCACCTGGGTTTGCAGGGTATTCTGCACAGCCACAAGTCTTTCCTGGGAATGGGCAGTCAGCAGAAGAGCAGCACATGTCACCTGAGAACAATGCAGGCCTAAACACAGTTGGTGCTCTGTGTTTGCAAGGGAAAGAATCTGTTTCTGATTCATCTCTTTCAACTTCTACTACTACAGGGAGAAATATTGAAGTTTTTGGTCATTCTTTGAAACCAAATAACCTTTTGCACCAAAAATGCTCCTTGCTGCATCAAAATCAGGCCATGAAAGGTACAGATGCTGACCCAGAGAATAGGAGTGTGAAGAGATTTAAGGGCTCAGACTGTGGTATGGATGCTCAGAAGGTAGCTCAAGTGGGAGGGCATCTGTTACCATGTGGATCTAATAACATAATTAGAGACACATCATTGAATTGTGGTTCACTTCCACCCGGAGATTCTAAGGTGCTAAACTTTTCACCAAAGATGGGCAATAGTCATGGAACACAACCGTCTGCTAATGATATGGTTGCACTTGATCGTAATGATTCTCAAGGTATTACAAATGGTAATAATGCAGTTACTGCTAGAGGTGAGCAATCTCAGATCAGTCCACAGATGGTCCCATCCTGGTTTGATCAGTATGGGGCCTTTAAAAATGGGCAGATGTTAAAAATGTATGATGCACAGAAAAACACTGCTTTGAAGACTGTGGAACAATCTGTCATTGTTGGCAAGCCTTCTGATGGTTTGCATGTTGGCCATTCAATGCCAGAAAATGCTGTTGCTGATCCTATTCACTTTAGTAATGTTCAGCAAAGTTCCAGCCCCGTTTCGCAAGCAAGTGACCCTCTTTCACTACCTCAGTTATTGCCTCCTGTTATCACTGATCAGAGTTTGGTCAATATGAGACTTCAGAAGCGTAAAACTGCCACATCTGAACTTCTACCTTGGCATCGAGAAGTGATGCAGGGTTCTCGAAGGCTTCGGAATATCAG CATGGCAGAAATGGAGTGGGCCCAAGCAACAAATCGATTGATGGAGAAG GTTGAAGATGAAACTGAATTGATTGATGATGGGCTGCCTGCTCTTAGATCCAAAAGAAGGCTCATTTTAACAACACAGCTTATGCAGCAAGTCTTTCGCCCTCCTCCTGGAAAACTTCTTTCTTCAGATGCTAGTTCACACTATGAGAGTGTGACCTACTTTGTTGCCAGATCAGCATTAGGAGATGCATGCAGTACAATATCTTCATCCAGAACTGATACTTCTGCACATCCTGACAGTGGAAACCT CTTTTCTGAGAAGCCCAAAACATCTGAGAGAATTGGTTATCAGTACATCAAAAAGGCCATGGAAGACTTCATGGATAGAGCAAAGAAGCTGGAACAAGATTTGTCAAG ACTGGACAAGGGAGCCTCGATCTTAGACTTGAGAGTGGAATGCCAGGATCTAGAGAAGTTCTCTGTGATCAATCGCTTTGCAAAGTTCCATGGCAGGGGGCACACTGAGGGGGCTGAGACCTCATCATCCGCTGGTGCAAATGCTCAGAGATTCTTCCCCCAGAGATATGTGACTGCACTTCCAATGCCTAGGCATCTCCCTGACAGTGTACAATGTCTTTCACTTTga